A single window of Pyrus communis chromosome 10, drPyrComm1.1, whole genome shotgun sequence DNA harbors:
- the LOC137748047 gene encoding cation/H(+) antiporter 15-like — protein MRTLETLGNLAIVYHMFLVGLELDFKPVIRSGKKTLSIAFAGIIFSIPVGWVLHRYLLLKDFTEQTKIYKQNRNGPIFWGIALATTNFPDLARILADLKLLHSEVGRLALSSAVISDLCSWFLLLLGMAAVNMTNMVAVGSTLAFIAVCTFLLRPALSRMLTRESLINHHTCFVLAGVVLCGFITDALGSHSIVGPFVLGAIMPKGELSRLLTHKVGNFVPGILMPLFYVIIGLRVRLQDILIALNKQTFDVMVIACWVMTAAVGPFVAHVYKSSTRPSVQYKERNIESVGPETELRILACFHNSDKVSGIVNLLEASNPTNQSPIHVLIVYLVELTGHASAMLIVHDTCKTPTTKYTQLPDSSITSNGVFGNYARKRENITVQKLTAVSAYATMHEDICNLAEENQATLIIIPFHYDKSLTDGATKSISHSSSLNNNLNANAQCSVGVFVDHGFGKSDIIPESNSDSDNDSRDDNSLGRNHYHFAMVFIGGTDDHEALTYAWRMPGHPNIRLTVIRTNYHKKEVQISMDDNKDGYDDGILKAMARTGMEEKLDHLYLDDFRLKSMNDPSIKLEEKMLTGWVETLKLINSMESEYDMYIVGRRHGDISPSSKLLYFSDSDELGIVGDAPVSSSFLACTSILVVQQGPFYLDEQDAEE, from the exons ATGAGGACCTTAGAGACTCTGGGAAACTTGGCCATCGTTTACCACATGTTTTTGGTAGGTTTAGAGCTCGATTTCAAACCAGTAATACGTTCCGGGAAGAAGACCCTTAGCATTGCCTTTGCCGGAATTATCTTTTCCATCCCCGTTGGTTGGGTTTTACATCGGTATTTACTCCTCAAAGACTTCACCGAGCAAACCAAAATATACAAGCAAAACAGGAATGGCCCAATCTTTTGGGGCATTGCCCTTGCCACCACCAACTTCCCAGACCTTGCTCGAATCCTCGCGGACCTCAAACTCCTCCATTCCGAGGTTGGAAGACTCGCTTTGTCATCTGCCGTCATCTCCGACTTGTGCTCCTGGTTTCTTCTTCTGCTCGGAATGGCAGCAGTCAATATGACCAATATGGTAGCGGTTGGGTCCACCTTGGCCTTTATAGCAGTGTGCACATTCCTATTACGTCCGGCTCTCTCGCGGATGTTAACCCGCGAGAGCc TCATCAATCATCATACGTGCTTTGTTCTCGCTGGGGTGGTGCTTTGTGGGTTCATAACCGATGCATTAGGGTCTCACTCCATTGTTGGACCTTTTGTGTTGGGAGCGATCATGCCGAAGGGTGAGCTCTCACGCCTACTGACACATAAGGTGGGAAATTTTGTGCCAGGGATTCTGATGCCCCTCTTCTACGTAATCATAGGGTTAAGAGTGAGACTGCAAGATATTTTAATT GCCTTGAACAAACAAACGTTTGATGTGATGGTGATTGCGTGTTGGGTAATGACAGCTGCCGTTGGGCCGTTTGTTGCACATGTGTACAAGTCAAGTACGAGACCTTCCGTGCAATACAAAGAGAGGAACATAGAAAGCGTAGGACCTGAAACCGAGCTTCGAATCCTTGCATGCTTCCACAACTCAGACAAAGTATCAGGCATCGTCAACCTCCTTGAGGCTTCTAATCCAACCAACCAATCCCCTATCCATGTCCTCATCGTCTACCTTGTAGAACTAACCGGGCATGCTTCGGCGATGCTTATTGTGCACGACACTTGCAAGACCCCCACCACCAAGTATACTCAGTTGCCTGATTCATCTATTACCTCAAATGGCGTCTTTGGAAACTATGCTCGAAAAAGAGAAAACATCACGGTGCAAAAACTCACCGCAGTGTCTGCCTATGCCACGATGCACGAGGACATATGCAACTTGGCGGAGGAGAATCAAGCCACCCTCATAATTATACCGTTCCACTACGATAAGTCTCTCACTGATGGAGCCACAAAGTCCATCTCTCACTCAAGTTCTCTCAACAACAACTTGAACGCAAATGCTCAATGCTCTGTGGGTGTCTTTGTGGATCATGGGTTCGGTAAATCCGACATTATCCCCGAGTCCAATTCAGACAGCGACAACGACAGTAGAGATGATAATTCTTTGGGGAGGAACCACTACCACTTTGCCATGGTCTTCATTGGAGGGACAGATGACCACGAGGCATTAACGTATGCATGGAGGATGCCCGGGCATCCTAACATTAGATTAACTGTCATACGGACCAACTATCACAAGAAGGAAGTGCAAATATCCATGGATGACAACAAGGACGGCTATGACGATGGAATTTTAAAGGCAATGGCAAGAACTGGGATGGAGGAAAAACTCGACCACTTATATTTGGATGATTTTAGGCTCAAGTCAATGAATGATCCCTCCATTAAATTGGAAGAGAAGATGTTGACAGGCTGGGTAGAAACTCTCAAGCTAATAAACTCCATGGAAAGTGAATATGATATGTACATTGTTGGAAGAAGACATGGCGATATATCACCTTCGTCGAAGTTATTGTATTTCAGTGACTC
- the LOC137748864 gene encoding NADPH:quinone oxidoreductase-like produces MEAAAVAATKPLINVVAICGSVREGSYNRGLIRSAIEISKSSMSGVEIDNVDISKLPLLNTDLEGEGTFPPVVEAFRRKIREADSILFASPEYNYSVSAPLKNALDWASRPPNVWADKAAAIISASGGSGGSRSQYHLRQIGVFLDLHFINKPEFFLNAFQPPAKFDENSNLIDAQTKEKLKKVLLSLQAFTLRLQGR; encoded by the exons ATGGAGGCGGCGGCAGTTGCAGCGACCAAACCGTTGATAAACGTGGTGGCTATCTGTGGGTCCGTCCGTGAAGGTTCCTACAACCGCGGCCTCATTCGTTCTG CGATTGAGATAAGCAAGTCGTCAATGAGCGGCGTGGAAATAGATAACGTGGACATATCGAAGCTGCCACTGCTGAACACAGATCTGGAAGGAGAGGGAACTTTTCCACCTGTCGTCGAGGCATTTCGTCGGAAGATCCGAGAAGCTGACAGCATTCTCTTTGCCTCACCTGAATACAATTACTCCGTCTCAG CACCACTAAAGAATGCACTTGACTGGGCATCAAGACCTCCAAATGTTTGGGCTGACAAGGCTGCTGCAATTATAAGCGCTTCAGGAGGCTCCGGCGGTTCACGATCCCAATACCATCTTCGCCAAATCGGAGTCTTCCTTGACCTTCATTTCATCAACAAGCCAGAGTTCTTCCTGAATGCGTTTCAGCCTCCTGCAAAGTTCGATGAGAACAGCAACTTAATTGATGCACAGACCAAGGAGAAATTAAAGAAAGTTCTTCTTTCCTTGCAGGCTTTTACTTTGAGACTCCAAGGAAGATAG
- the LOC137748048 gene encoding cation/H(+) antiporter 15-like yields MSYFKLTGSVGGEDFVISSNTKDLIVVCFNKTISPTGLWRAHNPFMSALSVLVIRLSIAVFSTRIFMVALKPLHQPRIIAEILGGMSTSTSNWGRVVPAVFPYSTLKIIETIGNLALVYHMFLVGLELDLKPVLRAGKKALSIALAGIVFSVLVGWALCRYVLLKDFVEETKGKDGQKLPTVNGPWFWGVALATTNFPDLARILTDLKLLYSAVGGLALSASVISDLCSWFLLLLVMAIVNNFQTISVGLTLLFIGLCIFVVHPLLSRIVDRIRDRVQEDGDYGQLECFVLAGVILCGYITDACGSHSIVGSFMFGAIMPRGEFSNNLKKKVGSFVPGILLPLYFCINGSRLNYVDILSSVYPSEKKTGTDIYRVGGVVILAFAAKTLSTLIAGLVNKMSFRDSLALGVLMNTKGLLTLIILNTGREVKALNKQTFGVMVLAIWVMTFVVGPLLAIFYKSSARPFVQYKERNVVSVGSNSELRILACAHNSRNVPGIINLLEASNPTNKSPLHVLAVHLVELTGHTSAMLVVHDACKTNDVHSPDNSSPSNAFEAYAQQRECVTMQTLTAVSQYSTMHQDICNLAEENRVAIIIIPFHNKSTTLVGGVAPDANNSHLKSLNNNLIANARCSVGVFVDRGLGASNYSYRRCCYSMLFFGGVDDREALAYAGRMAGHPRTSLTVISFNIMSKNAANLYSEDDHGDEDDDDDDDEDGTGGILKAMASTGREKKLDELYLDEFRLMSMNDASIKLLEKSVTRWEQILPLISSMEGEYDMYIVGRRHGKMSEVTTTLLDGIDSNDLGFLGDALVSSNFIASTSVLVVQQGRLLDYYS; encoded by the exons ATGTCTTATTTTAAGTTGACTGGGAGTGTTGGTGGGGAAGATTTTGTAATATCCAGTAACACAAAAGATTTAATTGTGGTATGCTTCAATAAAACGATATCCCCAACAGGACTATGGCGAGCACACAACCCCTTTATGTCAGCTCTTTCAGTTCTTGTTATAAGACTGAGCATCGCCGTCTTCAGCACTCGTATTTTTATGGTCGCCTTAAAACCCTTGCATCAACCACGCATTATTGCTGAGATTCTT GGTGGAATGTCGACGAGTACGAGTAATTGGGGTAGAGTTGTACCAGCCGTATTTCCTTACAGTACCCTGAAGATTATCGAGACCATCGGAAACTTGGCCCTCGTTTACCACATGTTCCTGGTGGGTTTAGAGCTTGATTTAAAACCAGTGTTACGAGCTGGAAAGAAAGCTCTTAGCATTGCGCTCGCCGGCATTGTCTTTTCCGTCCTTGTTGGTTGGGCCTTATGTCGATATGTACTCCTCAAAGATTTTGTCGAAGAAACAAAAGGCAAAGATGGACAAAAACTTCCCACTGTGAACGGCCCGTGGTTCTGGGGCGTTGCTCTTGCCACCACCAACTTCCCAGACCTTGCCCGAATCCTCACAGACCTCAAACTTCTCTACTCTGCTGTCGGAGGACTTGCTTTATCTGCCTCTGTTATCTCCGACTTATGCTCCTGGTTTCTTCTTTTGCTCGTAATGGCCATAGTCAACAACTTCCAGACAATTTCGGTGGGACTCACCTTGCTTTTTATAGGACTATGCATTTTTGTCGTACACCCTCTTCTGTCACGGATTGTTGACCGAATTCGTGACAGAGTACAAGAGGATGGCGACTACGGTCAACTTGAATGCTTTGTTCTAGCTGGGGTGATACTTTGTGGGTACATTACCGATGCATGTGGGTCTCATTCTATCGTAGGGTCTTTTATGTTTGGAGCTATCATGCCTAGAGGAGAGTTTTCAAACAATCTCAAAAAGAAAGTGGGAAGTTTTGTGCCTGGGATTCTGTTGCCTCTCTACTTCTGTATCAATGGGAGTAGACTCAACTATGTGGATATTCTCAGTTCCGTTTATCCGTCGGAGAAAAAAACTGGGACGGACATATATCGTGTAGGGGGGGTTGTCATCTTAGCTTTTGCAGCTAAGACACTAAGCACTTTGATTGCCGGCTTAGTAAACAAAATGTCATTTCGGGATAGTTTGGCTCTTGGAGTGCTCATGAACACCAAAGGCTTATTGACACTTATTATACTCAACACCGGTCGGGAAGTAAAG GCGTTGAACAAACAAACCTTCGGAGTAATGGTGCTGGCAATTTGGGTAATGACATTTGTAGTTGGTCCGCTTCTAGCAATTTTTTATAAGTCCAGTGCTAGACCTTTCGTGCAATACAAAGAGAGAAACGTAGTAAGCGTAGGATCTAACAGCGAGCTTCGAATCCTTGCATGTGCTCACAACTCACGCAATGTGCCAGGCATTATCAACCTCCTCGAGGCTTCTAATCCAACCAATAAATCCCCTCTTCATGTTCTTGCTGTCCACCTTGTCGAACTAACGGGGCATACTTCGGCGATGTTGGTAGTGCACGATGCTTGTAAGACCAATGATGTACATTCTCCCGACAACTCGTCCCCCTCAAACGCCTTTGAAGCATATGCCCAACAAAGAGAATGTGTCACGATGCAAACACTCACGGCGGTGTCTCAATACTCCACGATGCACCAGGACATATGCAACCTGGCTGAGGAGAATCGGGTCGCCATAATAATCATCCCGTTCCACAATAAATCCACCACATTGGTTGGAGGAGTGGCACCAGATGCAAACAACTCACATCTAAAGAGCCTCAACAACAACTTGATCGCAAATGCTCGGTGCTCTGTGGGTGTTTTTGTGGATCGAGGCCTCGGTGCATCCAACTACTCTTACCGTCGATGCTGCTATTCCATGCTCTTCTTTGGAGGGGTAGATGACCGTGAGGCATTAGCGTATGCGGGTCGCATGGCTGGACATCCTAGGACTAGCCTAACAGTCATATCGTTTAACATCATGAGTAAAAATGCAGCAAACTTGTACTCTGAGGATGATCATGGTGATgaagacgacgacgacgacgacgacgaagaTGGCACTGGTGGAATTCTGAAGGCCATGGCAAGCACTGGGAGGGAAAAAAAACTGGATGAGTTGTACTTGGATGAGTTTAGGCTGATGTCAATGAATGATGCCTCCATAAAACTTTTAGAGAAGTCGGTGACTAGGTGGGAACAAATTCTCCCACTAATAAGCTCAATGGAAGGTGAGTATGATATGTACATAGTAGGAAGAAGGCATGGAAAAATGTCAGAGGTCACCACGACGTTACTCGATGGCATCGACTCTAATGACCTTGGATTTCTTGGAGATGCATTGGTATCTTCAAACTTTATAGCTAGTACATCCGTTCTAGTTGTGCAACAAGGTCGCCTTTTGGATTATTATTCTTAA
- the LOC137748049 gene encoding cation/H(+) antiporter 15-like → MTFAVGPFIAYFYKSSAKTFVQYKQRSVASVGPNNQFRVLVCAHTSRNVPGIINLLEASNPTTQSPLHVLAVHLVELTGHASAMLVVHDACKTKDVNFPDKSSSPTNAIELYVKQRQSVTVQSLTAVSAYPTMHEDICNLAEDNRVSIIIIPYHKKATILDGEGGARDEDKSHLKNLNNNLMENARCSVGVLLDRGIGTSNYFDCCRHFTMLFFGGADDREALAYAGRMAGHPRVTLTVITFNIMNKEAEKTCVDDDDDGDEYNDEDDNDNENDDDDDDVTLEGMKSTGEEKKMDDLYLDEFRLRSMNDASIKFVENWVTSWEQILSLIQSTEGEYDMFIVGRRHGEMQEVATTLLDDDDSNDIGVLGEALVSSNFTASTSILIVQKSEFAHDS, encoded by the coding sequence ATGACATTTGCGGTTGGCCCGTTTATAGCCTACTTTTACAAGTCCAGTGCCAAGACTTTCGTGCAGTACAAACAGAGGAGTGTAGCAAGCGTAGGACCTAACAACCAGTTTCGAGTCCTTGTATGCGCTCACACCTCACGCAATGTGCCAGGCATTATCAACCTCCTTGAGGCTTCTAATCCAACAACACAATCCCCTCTTCATGTTCTTGCTGTCCACCTTGTGGAACTAACTGGACACGCTTCGGCAATGCTGGTTGTGCACGATGCTTGCAAGACCAAAGATGTAAACTTTCCTGACAAATCTTCGTCTCCGACAAATGCCATTGAGTTATATGTCAAACAAAGGCAAAGTGTCACAGTGCAATCACTCACGGCAGTGTCTGCTTATCCGACGATGCATGAGGACATATGTAACCTGGCTGAGGACAATCGTGTCTCCATTATAATTATCCCGTACCATAAGAAAGCTACAATATTGGATGGAGAAGGAGGGGCAAGAGATGAAGACAAATCGCATTTAAAGAACCTCAACAACAACTTGATGGAAAATGCGCGGTGCTCCGTGGGTGTTCTTTTGGATCGGGGCATCGGTACATCCAACTACTTTGACTGCTGCCGCCACTTTACCATGCTCTTCTTTGGAGGGGCAGATGACCGCGAGGCATTAGCGTATGCGGGGAGGATGGCTGGACATCCAAGGGTTACCCTAACTGTTATAACGTTTAACATTATGAATAAAGAGGCAGAAAAAACGTGCgtcgatgatgatgatgacggTGATGAGTATAATGATGAGGACGACAACGACAATGAgaacgacgacgacgacgacgatgtTACTCTTGAGGGAATGAAAAGTACtggagaagagaaaaaaatggaTGACTTGTACTTGGATGAGTTTAGGTTGAGGTCAATGAATGATGCCTCCATAAAATTTGTAGAGAATTGGGTGACCAGTTGGGAACAAATTCTCTCATTAATACAATCCACGGAGGGTGAATATGATATGTTCATAGTGGGTAGAAGACATGGAGAAATGCAAGAGGTCGCCACAACGTTACTGGATGACGATGACTCGAACGACATTGGAGTTCTTGGAGAGGCATTGGTATCTTCAAACTTCACAGCTAGTACATCCATTCTAATTGTGCAAAAAAGTGAATTTGCTCATGATTCATGA
- the LOC137748050 gene encoding cation/H(+) antiporter 15-like: protein MGNLALVYYMFLVGLELDFKPVVRAGKKALSIALTGFFFSVLVGWVLCRYLLLQDFVAQTHDGDQERPTINGPLFWGVALATTNFPDLARILADLKLLYSDVGGLALSASVITDLCSWILLLLVMAIINSVQMYAVGLTSVFIGLCVFVIRPALSWIVHRVREREKEDRNNSQLIRFVLAGVLLSGVITDACGSHSIVGPFVLGAIMPKGEFTDMLKQKVGNFVPSILMPLYFCINGGRVNFEDILGDRKNPIEQKTGATVGRVVWVTIIAFATKTVSTFVAGIINKMSPRDSLALGVLMNTKGLLTLIILNSGRDIKVIY from the coding sequence ATGGGAAACTTGGCCCTCGTTTACTATATGTTTCTAGTGGGTTTAGAGCTTGATTTTAAGCCAGTAGTACGTGCTGGGAAGAAGGCTCTCAGCATTGCGCTCACTGGCTTTTTCTTTTCCGTCCTAGTTGGTTGGGTCTTGTGTCGTTATTTACTCCTCCAAGATTTTGTCGCACAAACACATGATGGAGATCAGGAACGTCCCACTATAAACGGCCCATTGTTCTGGGGCGTTGCTCTCGCCACTACCAACTTCCCAGACCTTGCCCGAATCCTCGCGGACCTCAAACTTCTTTACTCTGATGTTGGAGGACTTGCGTTATCCGCCTCTGTTATCACCGACTTGTGCTCCTGGATTCTTCTTTTGCTCGTAATGGCCATAATCAACAGCGTCCAGATGTATGCAGTGGGCTTGACCTCGGTTTTTATAGGACTGTGCGTTTTTGTAATACGTCCTGCTCTGTCATGGATTGTTCACCGAGTACGCGAAAGAGAAAAAGAGGATAGGAACAACAGTCAGCTTATACGCTTTGTTTTAGCTGGAGTGTTGCTCTCTGGGGTCATTACCGATGCCTGTGGATCCCATTCCATTGTAGGGCCTTTTGTGTTAGGAGCCATTATGCCTAAGGGCGAGTTTACAGACATGCTTAAACAGAAGGTGGGAAATTTTGTGCCTTCGATTCTGATGCCTCTTTACTTCTGTATCAATGGAGGAAGAGTCAACTTTGAGGATATTCTCGGTGACAGAAAAAATCCAATAGAGCAAAAAACTGGGGCTACCGTCGGTCGCGTAGTGTGGGTTACCATCATTGCTTTCGCAACTAAAACTGTGAGCACTTTCGTTGCCGGCATAATCAACAAAATGTCACCCCGGGATAGTTTGGCTCTTGGAGTGCTCATGAACACCAAAGGCTTATTGACACTCATTATACTCAATAGTGGCCGGGACATAAAGGTAATTTACTGA
- the LOC137748051 gene encoding NADPH:quinone oxidoreductase-like, which produces MEDSASGKSLIRVEVGHQDQAPPLFGCFCVFGPCASPFATKKNKNSLIKVAAVCGSLRKASYNRGLIRYAIELSKTSISGLEKEYVDISELPFLNTDLQGEKEKSFPPAVETFRQKILEADSIFFASPEYKYSISGPLKNAIDWASRPPNVWADKAAAVVSASGDFGGGRAQYHLRQVGVSLDLHFINKSEFFLNGLQHNPPKFDRDGNLIDEQAKENLKEVLLSLQAFTLRLQKK; this is translated from the exons ATGGAGGATTCCGCCTCAGGAAAATCGCTCATAAGAGTTGAAGTTGGCCACCAAGACCAAGCGCCTCCACTGTTTGGTTGTTTCTGCGTGTTTGGGCCTTGTGCCTCCCCCTTCGCCACCAAAAAGAACAAGAACTCGCTCATAAAAGTTGCAGCAGTTTGCGGGTCGCTTCGCAAAGCTTCCTACAACCGCGGTCTCATTCGTTACG CGATTGAGTTAAGCAAGACGTCGATCAGCGGCTTGGAAAAAGAGTACGTGGACATCTCAGAGCTGCCATTTCTGAACACGGATCTGCAGGGCGAGAAGGAGAAGAGTTTTCCGCCTGCTGTCGAAACGTTTCGTCAGAAGATTCTGGAAGCTGATAGCATTTTTTTTGCTTCTCCCGAGTACAAATACTCCATCTCCG GACCTCTAAAAAATGCAATCGACTGGGCATCTAGACCACCAAATGTCTGGGCTGATAAGGCTGCCGCGGTTGTAAGTGCCTCAGGAGACTTTGGCGGAGGACGAGCCCAGTATCATCTTCGCCAAGTTGGAGTGTCTCTCGACCTTCATTTCATTAATAAGTCGGAGTTTTTCTTGAACGGACTCCAGCATAATCCTCCAAAATTCGACAGGGATGGCAACTTGATTGATGAACAGGccaaggagaacttgaaggaaGTT